In Erigeron canadensis isolate Cc75 chromosome 6, C_canadensis_v1, whole genome shotgun sequence, the following are encoded in one genomic region:
- the LOC122603618 gene encoding short-chain dehydrogenase TIC 32 B, chloroplastic-like isoform X2 translates to MGMLSLILGRPGTSGFGSASTAEQVSDSIDAANLTVIITGGASGIGFETTRVLALRGAHVIIAARNIKAANEAKQLILKTNETAKIDVLELDLSALKSVEAFADSFKALNLPLNILINNAGVMFCPYQLSQDGIEMQFATNHLGHFYLTNLLLDKMKETATTTGIEGRIVNLSSIAHRYTYAEGINFDKINDKNSYSDKKAYGQSKLANILHANELSRRLKEEGANIIVNSVHPGLIMTDLMRHSFWQMRSSNNLLCGSAPRPKRGNWEVLFGLQ, encoded by the exons ATGGGAATGTTATCTTTGATATTGGGAAGGCCAGGAACAAGTGGATTTGGATCAGCCTCTACTGCTGAACAAGTTTCTGATTCCATTGATGCTGCCAATCTCACTGTTATCATCAcag GAGGAGCCAGTGGAATTGGGTTTGAGACAACAAGAGTATTAGCACTCAGGGGAGCTCATGTGATCATAGCTGCAAGGAACATCAAGGCTGCAAATGAAGCCAAACAACTAATTCTTAAAACCAATGAGACCGCAAAGATTGATGTTCTTGAGCTTGATCTTTCGGCTCTCAAGTCAGTTGAAGCCTTTGCTGATAGCTTCAAAGCTCTTAATCTTCCCCTCAATATCTTAAT AAATAATGCTGGTGTTATGTTCTGTCCATACCAACTATCCCAAGATGGTATAGAGATGCAATTTGCAACCAATCACTTAG GTCACTTCTACTTGACAAACCTACTACTTGATAAGATGAAGGAAACAGCTACAACTACCGGAATTGAAGGTAGAATTGTAAATTTATCATCTATAGCTCATCGCTACACTTACGCAGAAGGgataaattttgataaaatcaatgatAAAAATAG CTATTCAGACAAAAAGGCTTACGGTCAGTCCAAGTTGGCTAACATTTTACACGCAAATGAGCTCTCTCGACGTTTGAAG GAAGAAGGGGCAAATATAATAGTAAACTCGGTGCACCCGGGGTTAATAATGACAGATCTCATGCGACATTCATTTTGGCAAATGA GGAGCAGCAACAACTTGCTATGTGGCAGTGCACCCAGACCTAAAAGGGGTAACTGGGAAGTACTTTTTGGATTGCAATGA
- the LOC122603618 gene encoding short-chain dehydrogenase TIC 32 B, chloroplastic-like isoform X1, translating into MGMLSLILGRPGTSGFGSASTAEQVSDSIDAANLTVIITGGASGIGFETTRVLALRGAHVIIAARNIKAANEAKQLILKTNETAKIDVLELDLSALKSVEAFADSFKALNLPLNILINNAGVMFCPYQLSQDGIEMQFATNHLGHFYLTNLLLDKMKETATTTGIEGRIVNLSSIAHRYTYAEGINFDKINDKNSYSDKKAYGQSKLANILHANELSRRLKEEGANIIVNSVHPGLIMTDLMRHSFWQMRIFKLFTCILWKNVPQGAATTCYVAVHPDLKGVTGKYFLDCNEWPASNFATDPELAKKLWDYTQNLVNSLQQKS; encoded by the exons ATGGGAATGTTATCTTTGATATTGGGAAGGCCAGGAACAAGTGGATTTGGATCAGCCTCTACTGCTGAACAAGTTTCTGATTCCATTGATGCTGCCAATCTCACTGTTATCATCAcag GAGGAGCCAGTGGAATTGGGTTTGAGACAACAAGAGTATTAGCACTCAGGGGAGCTCATGTGATCATAGCTGCAAGGAACATCAAGGCTGCAAATGAAGCCAAACAACTAATTCTTAAAACCAATGAGACCGCAAAGATTGATGTTCTTGAGCTTGATCTTTCGGCTCTCAAGTCAGTTGAAGCCTTTGCTGATAGCTTCAAAGCTCTTAATCTTCCCCTCAATATCTTAAT AAATAATGCTGGTGTTATGTTCTGTCCATACCAACTATCCCAAGATGGTATAGAGATGCAATTTGCAACCAATCACTTAG GTCACTTCTACTTGACAAACCTACTACTTGATAAGATGAAGGAAACAGCTACAACTACCGGAATTGAAGGTAGAATTGTAAATTTATCATCTATAGCTCATCGCTACACTTACGCAGAAGGgataaattttgataaaatcaatgatAAAAATAG CTATTCAGACAAAAAGGCTTACGGTCAGTCCAAGTTGGCTAACATTTTACACGCAAATGAGCTCTCTCGACGTTTGAAG GAAGAAGGGGCAAATATAATAGTAAACTCGGTGCACCCGGGGTTAATAATGACAGATCTCATGCGACATTCATTTTGGCAAATGA GAATATTTAAGCTATTCACTTGTATCCTTTGGAAAAATGTGCCACAG GGAGCAGCAACAACTTGCTATGTGGCAGTGCACCCAGACCTAAAAGGGGTAACTGGGAAGTACTTTTTGGATTGCAATGAATGGCCTGCAAGCAACTTTGCAACCGATCCTGAATTGGCCAAGAAGCTCTGGGACTACACCCAAAACCTGGTCAACTCTCTTCAGCAAAAATCGTGA